CTGACGGTGCGGAGAGCCAGAGCGGCATATCTCATTCGGTCCCAGGAAGAACTGGAAGCCCCAATTCTCTCAGAAACGAGTTGTGGTTCGACGTTGCTTCCCGAATTTGGTCTTCGATCGAGATCAATTCCTGCTGCGTTGCATCCAGGTCGATTTCAGCCTCAGCCACAGCAGTGCTGATGTATCGGGAGATGTTGAGGTTGAACCCCTCCTCAGCGATGCGCTCCATGCTCACGCGCTTGGAGTAAGCGCTCCTCTTCCTTGCGGAACTGATACGTCTCGATGATCTTCTGAATGTCATTCGGCTTGCCATCTAACCCTTCACGCAGGCGGTTCTGCCGCTTGCCTTTTTCATAGTTCTCGGCCGCGTTGATGAAGAGCACATCATCCGGCTTTTTGCACTTTTTCAGCACGAGGATGCAGACCGGGATGCCGGTCGAATAGAAAAGGTTCGCGGGCAGGCCGATCACGGTGTCGATGTGACCATCCTCAAGCAGCTTTGTGCGGATACGCTCCTCTGCCCCCCCCGGAACAGCACGCCGTGCGGTAGGATGATGGCCATCACGCCCTCATCCTTCAAGTAGTGGAAACCGTGCAGCAGGAACGCGAAGTCTGCGGCGGATTTGGGCGCCAGCCCGTGATTCTTGAACCGCACGTCGTCGCCCATCGCTTCACTCGGTTCCCAACGGAGGCTGAAGGGCGGTTGGCCACGATCGCATCAAACGAGGGTTTCTTGGCAGGGTTCAGCTCTCGCAGGATGTCCCAGTCATTGGTCAGTGTGTCGCCATGGTAGATTTCGAATTCGGTGTCTTTCACGCCGTGCAGCAGCATGTTCATGCGAGCGAGATTATAGGTGGTTATGTTCTTTTCTTGCCCGTAGATTTTCCCGATGCCATGCGGTCCCATGCGCTTTCGCACGTTCAGCAACAGCGAGCCGGAGCCACACGCGAAATCGAGCACACTGGCGAGGCGCTCCTTCTTTCCGGTTGCGGGTTCCTGGCTGTCCAGCGTCACGATCGCGGAAAGGATGTCAGACACCTGCTGAGGGGTATAGAACTCCCCTGCCTTTTTTCCGGAACCGGCGGCAAACTGGCCTATCAGATACTCGTAAGCATCGCCCAGTGCATCAACATCGGATGAAAAATCGGCGAGCCCATTGGCGATCTCGGTGATGATGGTGCAGAGCTTGGCGTTGCGATCTGCATAGCTCCGGCCAAGCTTTTCTGAGCCGAGATTGATTTCCGAAAAAAGTCCCCCGAACGTGCTCTGGAAGGACTCGTTCTCAATATATTTGAAGCCTGCCTGCAGCGTGTTCAGCAGATCGTCGCTCTGGGTGCGCGCCATGTGGGCGATGCTGGCCCAGAGGTGTTCCGGCTTGATGACGTAATGCGCCTTGAGGCGCATCTGCTTTTCAAAAGCCGAAATATCGTCGGGGTTCTGCGCGTACCAAACGGAAAGCGGCGAGCGCCCGCCATTGCCGATCGTGTTGGGATCCGGGTAGTCGCGCCCGAGCTCCTTTCTGGCGGCCATTTCGTAATTGTCCGAGAGATAACGCAAAAATAGAAAGGACAGCATGTAATCGCGGAAATCGTCTGCGTTCATCGCCCCGCGCAGCGTGTCTGCGATGTTCCAGAGCGTCTTGCCCAGTTGCTTTTGGATTTGGTCGTTCATGGATTTTCCTGTGCGTCTTCTGGGAACAAGGCGGGGCTGAACGGATGCATCGTGATGAACTGCTTCAAAAGCCTGCCGAAGTGCTCCTTGTTCTCGGGCATCATCTCGCTGGGTTCGTAGAGCGAGTAGTCACCATGGCTCATCATATCGATGACCCGCTTGTAAATAATCTCGTTGGGATCGTCGGCTTCTGGCTTGATGCAGTCGTGCCATTTGGCGTAGCCGAAGAAGGCGGCGGTCTGCTCCATCACCGGCGCAGCATATTGAAATGGTAGGTATAAAGCGCCCCCGACTTCTGCGCCTGCTGCATCGCAACCAGCGACGCCAGATGATAGAGGAACGGTGTACTGTCGGTTTCCTGAACCTTGAAGGTGTGCCCGCCCGACTGTTTTTGCCGGGTCAGGAAATACATCCGTGGCTTCTTCATCTCGTTGCAGAGCACGTTGAAGAACAGCACGTGGTGCGACGACACAACCACCCGAATACGGCTCGGCGCATCCTTCAGCATTTGAGCAAGGTGATGGGCAACCATTACTGCGTTGTTTTCGTCCAGCGATGAGATCGGGTCATCGATATAGACGTACTTCACCCACTTGTAGGCCTCGGCCTCGTCAACGGCGAGTTGGAGGATGGCCAGGAAGAAGCACCAGATGAAGATGTTCTCTTCCGCCGCGAAAATCTTGATGTCCTCGACCGTCGCCGTAGTCCCAGCCGTCTGCACCACGCGTGAAAATCTGACTGTCCATTCGGCTGTATCGATGCGGAAATCGAAATCGGCATAGCGGTTCAGCAGGGGGCGAATACGGTTGTCCATCTCCAATTCGCCCAGGCCCGCGAAGAATCGCGAGGTGCTGTTGATCTTCAGCACGCGCGACAGGTCGTTTGCCAGATCGTTGTCCCAGAAGAACAGGTCTTCAGTGAAGGCGTTGAAATAGAGCGTGTCCTGCGCCGTCGTCTCACCTTCGGCAGTCACAACCTTGCCGATGTCCTTGAAGGTAGTTGAAAGCCGGGTCTTGCCCGTGCCGTTGTAGGCATAGATCAGGACCGACTTCTTCGCTTCAAGCTCGTCTCGCAGGTGCTGCGCCAGTGCGGGCAGATCATCAAAGTTGGCGTCTGGCACTGCTCAGACCTCCCCGACCTGAGGGAAAAGCTGCTGCATCAACCCCTTCTTGTGGGTCTTGAGCGTATCTAGCTTTTGGGCTGCGGCGGAGATAAGGTCGTCGAGGGACGTTAGGCAGTCGGCGATGCGCTGCTGTTCGGGCAACGACGGTGTTGAGACGATCAGTTCTTTCTTGAACGCGGTTGGATTGATGTTCGCTTGACTAACGCTTGGTTTCGCAAGTTTCTTAATCCGCGCTTGATACAATGCTGTATTCAGCATTGCATTGCAGAATGCGGAATTCATGCGAGATTTCTTCAATCGATAAGTAACGATGTACGAAGCGGTGATGCACCCCATTTCCGATCGGAAGAGAGCAATCTTTCCAACCAGGGCCGGGCTATTTGTCCGATTTAGGAGAATATCCCCATCCTCAAGCTTGAGCGAGCCAAAGGTAGCGGAGTCCAAGTCAATATAGACCAAGTTTGAAAAATCGATGCTACCGTCAACCATGTTTCCCATTCGCAGAACTGGGTAAAGACCTGTCGGCGAAGTTGAACTTGATGTTCCGTAGAAC
This genomic window from Gemmobacter sp. 24YEA27 contains:
- a CDS encoding N-6 DNA methylase, translating into MGDDVRFKNHGLAPKSAADFAFLLHGFHYLKDEGVMAIILPHGVLFRGGQRSVSAQSCLRMVTSTP
- a CDS encoding anticodon nuclease; its protein translation is MPDANFDDLPALAQHLRDELEAKKSVLIYAYNGTGKTRLSTTFKDIGKVVTAEGETTAQDTLYFNAFTEDLFFWDNDLANDLSRVLKINSTSRFFAGLGELEMDNRIRPLLNRYADFDFRIDTAEWTVRFSRVVQTAGTTATVEDIKIFAAEENIFIWCFFLAILQLAVDEAEAYKWVKYVYIDDPISSLDENNAVMVAHHLAQMLKDAPSRIRVVVSSHHVLFFNVLCNEMKKPRMYFLTRQKQSGGHTFKVQETDSTPFLYHLASLVAMQQAQKSGALYTYHFNMLRR
- a CDS encoding N-6 DNA methylase, yielding MIGLPANLFYSTGIPVCILVLKKCKKPDDVLFINAAENYEKGKRQNRLREGLDGKPNDIQKIIETYQFRKEEERLLQAREHGAHR
- a CDS encoding N-6 DNA methylase, with product MNDQIQKQLGKTLWNIADTLRGAMNADDFRDYMLSFLFLRYLSDNYEMAARKELGRDYPDPNTIGNGGRSPLSVWYAQNPDDISAFEKQMRLKAHYVIKPEHLWASIAHMARTQSDDLLNTLQAGFKYIENESFQSTFGGLFSEINLGSEKLGRSYADRNAKLCTIITEIANGLADFSSDVDALGDAYEYLIGQFAAGSGKKAGEFYTPQQVSDILSAIVTLDSQEPATGKKERLASVLDFACGSGSLLLNVRKRMGPHGIGKIYGQEKNITTYNLARMNMLLHGVKDTEFEIYHGDTLTNDWDILRELNPAKKPSFDAIVANRPSASVGNRVKRWATTCGSRITGWRPNPPQTSRSCCTVSTT
- a CDS encoding restriction endonuclease subunit S, which translates into the protein MQQLFPQEGETQPRLRFPEFEGEGEWEERPFEDFVARSFYGTSSSTSPTGLYPVLRMGNMVDGSIDFSNLVYIDLDSATFGSLKLEDGDILLNRTNSPALVGKIALFRSEMGCITASYIVTYRLKKSRMNSAFCNAMLNTALYQARIKKLAKPSVSQANINPTAFKKELIVSTPSLPEQQRIADCLTSLDDLISAAAQKLDTLKTHKKGLMQQLFPQVGEV